In the Cucurbita pepo subsp. pepo cultivar mu-cu-16 chromosome LG17, ASM280686v2, whole genome shotgun sequence genome, attattatttcattattccttcatcatttttcttaatcTAATACTCAAATTACTACTCAACCAAGTTACACAACTTACATCTTCGTACTTCAAggctaaaaggaaaaagaaaaacgggAATGTAGAGGGCaagaaagcaagaaaggaTGTGTGGGGATACAAAATTGGGGGCATTGACCCCCTCATGCAAAACTCCTCATATTCCCCTCTCTCTTTCAATTTGtagggagagaaagagaaagagatatTGTTTGATGggttggaaagaaaatggtCAGCTTTTTCAGATCAAACACAATTTTACACTATTATAACTTCCAAaacatattttcctttttatatatgtattaatattattgaatttgttAAATGCcaagagaatttaaaaaaaaaacccccaCGCCAGCCTCCATGGCTGACGCTTCCCCATCCCACATGTCTTTTTGAATGTTTCGATTCTCGGATCGAGGACGaacaccatcatcatcattctctgtttttttttttcaaatttaatattctcTTGTTTGTTTAACAATATTCTCTGATGgattcctttcctttcctttcctcgTTTCTGATTATGGCCTTCCACTTTGGCTAATctctaaatcaaatcaaattaaattccCGAAACCAGAATGTAATTGTGGGATAATGAAAAGGGGGTTTTTATGCGATGTTGTAAAAACAAACACCCTTTTTGGTGGTCACAATATATAAAGAGCAAGGAGTGGGCACCTTGTtgttcatattcatattctctttgttttttgtatcCCTCCAACCCCGCCCGCAAACTTCCAAAGAAACAGAATGAAAGGGAACTCAGATTTGCAACATTCATTcatataaattcaattcacttccttccttccttccttcctccaatttcGTCTCCTTTTCCAGCGATGACTCATTTCCATAATCCCAACACTCCCAACCATAACTCTCTTCATGACCCCTCCGCGCCCCCTGACAAGGCTTGGCTCCGCCTTAGCATCGCCCCGACTCATCTCCACCATCCTCAACCactcaaaataaatgaatctCTGCCTCACCTTCCCACCCCATTTCAACTCCACCCTGCACTTCACTCTCCTACCTCCAACTCCGACATCCTCAGGGTTATCGACCCTCCCCGCCGCCCTCAATCCGGGATTTGGTTTTCTCTCCAACCTTTGGAATTAAACCAGTATGAAAACTCAACCTAATTACACCCCATCTTAACTTTTTGTGAAtccccattttttttatttattttttggttacTTTTTGTAATGCAGAGGGAAACAGCCGGCGTTGCCTCAGAGATCCACCAGCTACTTGAGAATCAAGtatcatttctatttttatttttattttttttcttgtttttcttaatataGGTTGATTAAGTTTTATGAAGGCTGtagtaattaaatttgaatgttTGTGAAGGGACGGAAGGATGAGAGTTGGATTAGTAATGAAGTATTTGGTGAAAAAGCTGAGACTGGAAAGCGAAACAGAggtatttattaataaacaCACTCAAAATACTCCTtattcttccccttttttcttcaacacacatattgtttgaataaaatttgttaCACAGTAGTTTGTAGTAGTATTACTTTTAGGAATATGGGTGTGATTGAGATGAAAAGCTTTTGTCTTGTCGATATCTAGGAAATTgggtcttttttttctttctaaaaattaGGGCTCAACCTTTCTTGTCTGGTTCGTTATGGAtgcttgtgttttttttttctatttttcctctctctctctcttgaaaaaaaaaaattaaaaaattaaaagttgatgaacagatttaattttaaaatgatggGATTATGtgtaaaacaaaacataaaaacctACACCAAACACAACAACCTTAAGAAGTTAGAAAAGGGGTTGCTAATTTTTGTATCATTCATAGCTGTTCCtgaatataattgaaacttAAGAATTGATGTTACTGCAAATAATGAAAGATTAGAaggtttatttaaaaattgaaggagATGCATGTGTAGGAGaggttatgttttaaaatggtgTTAAAATGATGTTAAAACGAGGTTATGTTTCTTCCTACgcattatttataatcttttGTATCATTATTTTCTACAATTATTGATGTCACCAATACTATATAA is a window encoding:
- the LOC111778633 gene encoding protein LAX PANICLE 2-like, producing the protein MTHFHNPNTPNHNSLHDPSAPPDKAWLRLSIAPTHLHHPQPLKINESLPHLPTPFQLHPALHSPTSNSDILRVIDPPRRPQSGIWFSLQPLELNQGKQPALPQRSTSYLRIKDGRMRVGLVMKYLVKKLRLESETEVEIWCRGEKVEGWLTMQQIRDNIWTSKHSSFTLLPHSSTIPHIMLLHYSYSY